A region of Vigna radiata var. radiata cultivar VC1973A unplaced genomic scaffold, Vradiata_ver6 scaffold_70, whole genome shotgun sequence DNA encodes the following proteins:
- the LOC106779950 gene encoding isoleucine N-monooxygenase 1, giving the protein MDHSSILLLSHLQLQNLWSSLIIVAIFCITFLKGPGFHLLKKSMNEEVLLPPGPKPWPIIGNLPEMLANRPTFRWINNLMKGMKTEIACIRLGNVHVIPVTCPIIAREFLRKQDATFASRPTSITTSLISGGYLTTALVPLGEQWKKMRRIVCNQLLSTTIHHQLQHKRLEEANNLVFYIYNKCKKNINVNVGLVNVRDVAQHYSCNVIKNLSFGMRYFGEGKNDGGPGGEEVEHLEAIFVLLKYIYDFSVSDYVPCLRGLDLDGHENKVKKALQIVNKYHDPIIEQRIKQWNDGSKIHTEDFLDILISLRDANNNPVLTTQEIKAQIIELMMAAVDNPSNAVEWGLAEMINQPELLQHATEELDRVVGKERLVQESDIPKLNYIKACAREAFRLHPIAPFNVPHVSMKDTIVGKYVIPKGSHVLLSRQELGRNSKIWGDEALKFKPERHLKGNVLLTEPDLNFISFSTGRRGCPGIMLGTTMTVMLFARLLHSFSWTAPPNASRINLAESHHDILLANPLVAVAKPRLPPQLYTV; this is encoded by the exons ATGGATCACTCCTCTATCCTTTTATTGTCCCACCTTCAACTTCAAAACTTGTGGTCATCTTTGATCATTGTTGCAATTTTCTGCATAACCTTTCTCAAAGGCCCTGGATTTCACTTGTTGAAGAAATCCATGAATGAAGAAGTACTCTTACCTCCTGGTCCCAAACCATGGCCTATCATCGGTAACCTTCCTGAAATGCTTGCAAATAGACCTACATTCAGGTGGATAAACAACCTAATGAAGGGAATGAAAACTGAGATTGCTTGCATTCGTCTGGGCAATGTTCATGTTATCCCCGTAACTTGTCCCATCATTGCTCGTGAATTCTTGAGGAAACAAGATGCTACTTTTGCTTCTAGACCCACAAGCATAACCACTTCTCTTATCAGTGGTGGATATCTCACCACAGCACTTGTACCCTTAGgagaacaatggaagaaaatgagaagaattGTTTGCAATCAGCTGTTGTCCACCACCATTCACCACCAGCTTCAACACAAGAGACTTGAAGAAGCTAACAACCTTGTCTTTTACATCTATAATAAGTGCAAAAAAAACATCAACGTTAACGTGGGTCTTGTGAATGTGAGGGATGTTGCGCAACACTATTCCTGCAACGTGATCAAGAATTTAAGCTTTGGTATGAGGTATTTTGGGGAGGGTAAGAATGATGGAGGGCCTGGTGGTGAGGAAGTAGAACATCTTGAAGCCATTTTTGTATTGTTAAAGTACATTTATGACTTCAGTGTTTCTGATTATGTTCCTTGCTTGAGAGGACTTGACTTGGACGGCCACGAGAACAAGGTGAAGAAGGCATTACAAATCGTGAACAAGTATCACGATCCCATCATTGAGCAACGAATCAAACAATGGAATGATGGGTCCAAGATTCATACTGAAGATTTTCTTGATATTCTCATCTCACTCAGAGATGCCAACAATAATCCAGTATTGACTACACAAGAAATCAAGGCACAAATCATT GAATTGATGATGGCTGCTGTGGATAACCCATCAAATGCAGTAGAGTGGGGTCTGGCAGAGATGATAAACCAGCCTGAGTTGCTTCAACATGCCACAGAAGAATTGGACAGGGTAGTTGGAAAAGAGAGACTGGTCCAAGAATCAGACATTCCAAAGCTGAACTACATAAAAGCATGTGCAAGAGAAGCTTTTCGCCTTCATCCCATTGCACCTTTCAATGTTCCTCATGTTTCCATGAAAGACACCATAGTGGGAAAGTACGTAATCCCGAAGGGCAGCCATGTTCTGTTAAGTAGACAGGAACTTGGACGAAACTCAAAAATTTGGGGTGACGAAGCTCTCAAGTTTAAGCCAGAACGTCATCTTAAGGGTAATGTGCTTTTGACAGAGCCAGATTTGAATTTTATATCTTTCAGCACAGGAAGACGTGGTTGTCCAGGAATCATGCTTGGAACAACAATGACAGTGATGCTGTTTGCTAGGTTGCTTCATTCCTTTAGTTGGACTGCGCCGCCCAATGCCTCACGCATCAACCTTGCAGAGAGCCACCATGATATACTTTTGGCTAACCCACTTGTGGCAGTGGCAAAGCCAAGATTACCACCACAACTTTATACTGTGTGA